The following proteins are encoded in a genomic region of Chlamydiota bacterium:
- a CDS encoding PQQ-like beta-propeller repeat protein gives MQRILSLPIALSLVLLPTGPSPAQPADSPWPMFRHDALHSGRSAYAGPPSCRLSWSYRTVSNMGSFSPCIGSDGTIYIASYGNRLYACTSAGSLRWSLSGMDIECSPLVDTEGRIYFGTYDNRVCSVNSAGSLSWSYLAGDTVLSSPGMDGDGSVYIGSTDNALYCIDSSGALLWKHVTGGDVQTSPAVAADGSACAGSLDGMIYAIDSSGGLSWSYNAAGYILSSPLITPGGRVYAGNNMHRVFALNVWGAFVWSYATGDVVMSSPSLGTDGRVYVGSRDNRFYALTTTGTLAWSYATGKPIESSPAIGSGGGIYFGSDDNRLYALGPAGALSWSYVTDLPCQSSPAITGDGRLVVGSDDCVIYCIEAAFTPAPTRTPTSTGTPTRTPTSVPTATPPIDLTAQKVEFSTTDRIEVWADVRPLPVPCYPFVRIGMADGTTQYYVAGVGFTTDPTPYLGFEAGTTTLVDPILGYAVLAESFSGIPAGAYVLEGGAVDAVRTTSAENLVYFGGIDREPLTVR, from the coding sequence ATGCAACGTATCCTCTCCCTCCCAATTGCGCTCTCGCTCGTACTGCTCCCCACCGGTCCCTCGCCCGCCCAGCCCGCCGACTCCCCGTGGCCAATGTTCCGGCACGACGCGCTCCACTCGGGGCGAAGCGCCTACGCAGGGCCCCCCTCGTGCCGGCTCTCGTGGAGCTACCGCACGGTCTCGAATATGGGGTCCTTCTCCCCGTGCATCGGGAGCGACGGCACGATCTACATCGCCAGTTACGGCAACCGCCTCTACGCGTGCACCTCCGCGGGGAGCCTGCGCTGGTCTCTTAGCGGGATGGACATCGAGTGCTCTCCCCTGGTCGACACGGAGGGCAGGATCTATTTCGGCACGTACGACAACCGGGTCTGCTCGGTGAATTCCGCAGGGTCGCTCTCCTGGAGCTATCTGGCGGGCGACACGGTGCTTAGCTCCCCTGGGATGGACGGCGACGGGTCCGTCTACATCGGTTCCACCGACAACGCCCTGTACTGCATCGACTCGTCGGGGGCGCTGCTGTGGAAGCATGTCACGGGAGGCGACGTCCAGACGTCCCCCGCCGTCGCGGCCGACGGCAGCGCATGCGCGGGTTCGCTCGATGGCATGATCTACGCCATCGACAGCTCCGGCGGATTGTCCTGGAGTTATAACGCGGCGGGCTACATCCTTTCTTCCCCCCTCATCACGCCCGGGGGGAGGGTTTACGCGGGCAACAATATGCACAGGGTCTTCGCGCTGAATGTGTGGGGCGCCTTCGTGTGGTCGTATGCGACGGGGGACGTCGTGATGTCATCCCCCTCCCTCGGCACTGACGGCCGTGTGTATGTCGGCTCCCGTGACAACCGTTTCTACGCATTGACGACGACCGGGACGCTTGCATGGAGCTATGCGACAGGCAAGCCGATCGAATCCTCGCCCGCCATCGGGAGCGGGGGCGGGATCTACTTCGGCTCGGACGATAACCGGCTGTACGCTCTCGGTCCGGCGGGGGCGTTGAGTTGGAGCTATGTGACCGACCTCCCGTGCCAGTCGTCGCCCGCCATCACGGGGGACGGCCGGCTGGTGGTCGGTTCCGACGATTGCGTGATCTATTGCATCGAGGCCGCGTTCACCCCGGCGCCGACGCGGACGCCGACGTCCACGGGGACGCCGACGCGGACGCCCACGTCGGTTCCGACGGCGACCCCGCCGATCGACCTGACGGCGCAGAAGGTGGAGTTCTCGACGACGGACCGGATCGAGGTGTGGGCGGACGTGCGGCCGCTCCCCGTTCCGTGCTACCCGTTCGTGCGGATCGGCATGGCGGACGGGACGACGCAGTACTACGTGGCGGGCGTGGGGTTCACGACGGATCCGACGCCGTACCTCGGGTTCGAGGCGGGGACGACGACGCTTGTGGATCCGATCCTGGGGTACGCGGTGCTGGCGGAGAGCTTCTCCGGGATCCCGGCGGGGGCATACGTGCTGGAGGGCGGGGCGGTGGACGCCGTGCGGACGACGTCGGCGGAGAACCTGGTGTACTTCGGCGGGATCGACCGCGAGCCGCTAACGGTCCGTTAG
- a CDS encoding nicotinate phosphoribosyltransferase: MFNIASEADVVAGRTTDVYFERTLKILRARGIDPRVTMEVRAKELPNGSAWAIFAGLEEALLMLERLNAPLEVRSIEEGTIFGPGDAVFSVSGPYRAICAHETPLLGLLCQASGIATATARCRKAAGDRTLLSFGARRMHPCLAPMIDRSAWIGGADGVSTVGSAAALGIEPEGTMPHALILCLGDTVEAAKAFREVIGEGVRCTALVDTFGDEKFETLRVARALGKRLHAVRLDTPSSRRGDMAAICRETRWELDLNGYRHVKILVSGGLDEGKILALNPWADGYGVGTGIASAPVVDFALDIVEIDGKPVAKRGKQAGAKRLVRCGRCLARRNVLLRNPAPRCACGGGMADLQKRFIRDGRLAVRLPTAGKIRERTLRELKGVEL, translated from the coding sequence ATATTCAACATCGCATCCGAGGCGGACGTCGTGGCGGGGCGGACGACGGACGTCTATTTCGAGCGGACGCTCAAGATCCTGCGGGCGCGCGGCATCGACCCGCGCGTGACGATGGAGGTCCGTGCGAAGGAGCTTCCCAACGGAAGCGCGTGGGCCATCTTCGCTGGCCTCGAGGAAGCCCTCCTGATGCTCGAGCGGCTGAACGCCCCGCTCGAGGTGCGGAGCATCGAGGAGGGGACGATCTTCGGCCCCGGCGACGCCGTCTTCTCGGTCTCGGGGCCGTACCGCGCGATCTGCGCCCACGAAACGCCGCTCCTCGGCCTCCTCTGCCAGGCGTCGGGGATCGCCACCGCGACGGCGCGATGCCGGAAGGCCGCCGGCGACCGGACGCTATTGAGTTTCGGCGCCAGGCGGATGCACCCATGCCTTGCGCCGATGATCGACCGTAGCGCCTGGATCGGCGGGGCGGATGGCGTCTCGACGGTCGGTTCCGCGGCCGCGCTCGGCATAGAGCCGGAGGGGACGATGCCGCACGCGCTCATCCTGTGCCTCGGCGACACGGTCGAGGCCGCGAAGGCGTTCCGGGAGGTGATCGGGGAGGGGGTGCGCTGCACGGCGCTAGTCGACACGTTCGGCGACGAGAAGTTCGAGACGCTCCGCGTGGCGCGCGCGCTCGGCAAGCGGCTCCACGCGGTCCGGCTCGACACGCCCTCCTCGCGCCGCGGGGACATGGCCGCGATATGCCGTGAGACCCGGTGGGAGCTCGACCTGAACGGCTACCGGCACGTGAAGATCCTCGTGAGCGGCGGGCTTGACGAGGGGAAGATACTCGCGCTCAACCCGTGGGCGGACGGCTACGGCGTGGGGACAGGCATCGCCTCCGCCCCGGTGGTGGATTTCGCCCTCGACATCGTCGAGATCGACGGGAAGCCGGTTGCGAAACGGGGGAAGCAGGCCGGGGCGAAGCGCCTCGTCCGCTGCGGGCGCTGCCTCGCGCGCCGTAACGTCCTGCTCCGCAATCCCGCGCCGCGCTGCGCGTGCGGCGGGGGGATGGCGGACCTGCAGAAGCGTTTCATTCGCGATGGACGGCTCGCCGTGCGGCTGCCGACGGCGGGTAAGATCAGGGAGAGGACGCTGCGCGAGCTGAAGGGGGTCGAGCTATAG
- a CDS encoding cysteine hydrolase gives MKSTTAVLVVDMINDFVLKGAPLEVPRARGIIGHLKKRLARASRDRVPIIYVCDRHRKDDPEFGVWPRHAVNGSPGSEVVAELKPRSRDYIVDKITYSAFFRTKLEKLLKKLGTRKLVITGVCTEVGVLYTAADAYMRGFQVEVPEECVAGLSEGDHRFALRQIAKVLKPCQG, from the coding sequence ATGAAGAGCACCACCGCGGTCCTCGTGGTGGACATGATCAACGACTTCGTCCTCAAGGGGGCGCCGCTCGAGGTGCCGCGCGCGAGGGGGATCATCGGGCATCTGAAAAAGCGGCTCGCCCGCGCCTCGCGCGACCGGGTTCCCATCATCTACGTCTGCGACAGGCACCGCAAGGACGACCCGGAGTTCGGCGTCTGGCCGCGGCACGCCGTGAACGGGTCCCCGGGCTCGGAGGTGGTCGCGGAACTCAAGCCCCGGAGCCGGGACTATATCGTCGACAAGATCACCTACTCGGCGTTCTTCCGCACGAAGCTCGAGAAGCTCTTGAAGAAGCTCGGGACCAGGAAGCTCGTCATCACCGGCGTATGCACGGAGGTCGGCGTGCTCTACACCGCGGCGGACGCGTATATGCGCGGTTTCCAGGTCGAGGTCCCCGAGGAGTGCGTCGCCGGCCTCTCCGAGGGCGACCACCGCTTCGCCCTCCGCCAGATCGCCAAGGTCCTCAAGCCCTGCCAGGGGTAG
- the amrS gene encoding AmmeMemoRadiSam system radical SAM enzyme, producing the protein MKEAMLWRKAEGGAVDCFLCEFRCRIADGKRGLCCVRENRGGTLFTLVYERAVSAAVDPIEKKPFFHFLPGSSAFSVATVGCNFRCLHCQNWQIAQLPRDRDGEIEGEALPCREIVALAARHGCASISYTYTEPTVFIEYALDTAALAKRGGIRNSFVTNGYMTPEAIELLAPVLDAANVDLKGFDKERTRRRTGAGIEPVKRNIRLMREKGIWVEVTTLVIPTENDSDEELTAIARFLASVDPGIPWHVSAFYPTYRMANLPPTPVDSIRRACRIGREAGLRYVYGGNVPGDESGNTSCHACGAALIARRGFQVRENRLRNGACPDCGARIDGVFA; encoded by the coding sequence ATGAAAGAGGCGATGCTGTGGCGGAAGGCGGAGGGGGGAGCGGTGGACTGCTTCCTCTGCGAGTTCAGGTGCCGTATCGCCGACGGGAAGCGGGGGCTGTGCTGCGTGCGCGAGAACCGGGGCGGGACCCTCTTCACCCTCGTCTACGAGCGGGCGGTCTCCGCGGCCGTGGATCCGATCGAGAAGAAGCCGTTCTTCCATTTCCTCCCCGGGAGCAGCGCATTCTCCGTCGCCACGGTCGGCTGCAACTTCCGCTGCCTGCACTGCCAGAACTGGCAGATCGCCCAGCTCCCGCGCGACCGCGACGGCGAGATCGAGGGGGAGGCGCTCCCCTGCCGGGAGATCGTCGCCCTCGCCGCGCGTCACGGCTGCGCGAGCATCTCCTACACCTACACGGAACCGACCGTCTTCATCGAGTACGCCCTCGACACGGCGGCGCTGGCGAAGCGGGGCGGAATACGGAACAGCTTCGTCACGAACGGCTATATGACGCCCGAGGCGATCGAGCTGCTCGCCCCCGTCCTCGACGCAGCCAACGTGGATTTGAAGGGGTTCGACAAGGAGCGGACCCGCCGCCGTACGGGCGCGGGGATCGAGCCGGTGAAGCGGAACATCCGCCTGATGCGCGAGAAGGGGATCTGGGTCGAGGTGACGACGCTCGTCATCCCGACGGAGAACGACTCGGACGAGGAGCTGACCGCGATCGCCCGTTTCCTCGCCTCCGTGGACCCGGGGATCCCGTGGCACGTGAGCGCCTTTTACCCTACCTACCGGATGGCGAACCTCCCGCCCACGCCGGTCGACTCCATCCGGCGCGCCTGCCGCATCGGGAGGGAGGCGGGACTTCGTTACGTGTACGGCGGAAACGTGCCGGGCGACGAGAGCGGAAACACCTCCTGCCACGCCTGCGGCGCCGCGCTCATCGCGCGACGGGGGTTCCAGGTGCGCGAGAACCGCCTCAGGAACGGCGCCTGCCCCGACTGCGGCGCGAGGATCGACGGGGTGTTCGCGTAG
- a CDS encoding RtcB family protein: MPERVELRRIEEFVWEIPKTGRMRVPGRIYGTRAIIDHLLADQPKAREWNALLQVRNVACLPGILNHSLAMADVHPGYGFPIGGVAAFDIEEGVVSVAGVGFDCNCGVRALAAPIDREQVERKKAELAEELYRGVPAGLGSEGEFRLNRREIDDVLRSGAEFPVRRGYGTEADLEYIEERGCVAGANPARVSDRAKERQFRQVGTLGSGNHYLEVQYVDEVYDEGAAGAFGIGPGTVLVAIHTGSRALGHQIGTDYLPKLRAASRHYDLPVPEQELVCAPIDSPEGRDYLSAVFCGINCAFANRQAISHLTRLAFARVFGLDPASIRVLYDVGHNTAKLERHRVGGAEKMVLVHRKGATRAFPAGNPGLPAAYRGVGQPVLVGGTMGTCSYILVGTEKGMAETFGSAVHGAGRLKSRTQATRDYRGGRVVGELGARGIVVKAHNLAGVAEEAPGAYKDVREVVDAMEGAGVNRKVARLKPMICVKG, from the coding sequence ATGCCTGAGCGCGTCGAACTGAGGCGGATCGAAGAGTTCGTCTGGGAGATCCCCAAAACCGGAAGGATGCGCGTCCCGGGGAGGATCTACGGCACCCGCGCGATCATCGACCACCTCCTCGCCGACCAGCCGAAGGCGCGCGAGTGGAACGCCCTCCTCCAGGTGCGAAACGTCGCCTGCCTGCCGGGCATCTTGAACCACTCCCTCGCGATGGCCGACGTCCACCCCGGCTACGGGTTCCCGATCGGCGGCGTCGCCGCCTTCGACATAGAGGAGGGCGTCGTCTCAGTGGCGGGGGTCGGATTCGACTGCAACTGCGGCGTCCGGGCGCTCGCGGCGCCGATCGACCGGGAACAGGTCGAGAGGAAGAAGGCGGAACTCGCGGAGGAGCTGTACCGTGGGGTCCCGGCGGGCCTCGGCTCGGAGGGGGAGTTCCGCCTGAACCGCCGCGAGATCGACGACGTGCTGCGGAGCGGCGCGGAGTTCCCCGTGCGCCGCGGCTACGGGACGGAGGCGGATCTGGAGTATATCGAGGAGCGGGGCTGCGTCGCGGGCGCCAACCCCGCGCGGGTGAGCGACCGGGCGAAGGAGCGGCAGTTCCGCCAGGTCGGCACGCTCGGCTCCGGGAACCATTACCTGGAGGTGCAGTACGTGGACGAGGTGTACGACGAAGGCGCCGCGGGTGCGTTCGGCATCGGGCCCGGCACGGTCCTCGTCGCCATCCACACGGGCAGCCGGGCGCTCGGGCACCAGATCGGGACCGATTACCTGCCGAAGCTCAGGGCCGCGAGCCGGCACTACGACCTCCCCGTGCCCGAGCAGGAGCTCGTCTGCGCCCCCATCGACAGCCCCGAGGGTCGCGACTACCTCTCCGCGGTCTTCTGCGGCATCAACTGCGCCTTCGCCAACCGGCAGGCGATCTCCCACCTAACGCGCCTCGCCTTCGCCCGGGTCTTCGGCCTCGACCCCGCGTCGATCCGCGTGCTCTACGACGTCGGGCACAACACCGCCAAGCTCGAGCGCCACCGCGTGGGGGGGGCGGAGAAGATGGTCCTCGTCCACCGGAAAGGGGCCACGAGGGCGTTCCCGGCCGGAAACCCAGGGCTGCCCGCGGCGTACCGGGGCGTCGGGCAGCCGGTGCTCGTCGGGGGCACGATGGGGACCTGCTCCTACATCCTCGTGGGCACCGAGAAGGGGATGGCGGAGACGTTCGGGAGCGCGGTCCACGGCGCGGGGCGGCTGAAGTCGCGCACCCAGGCGACGCGCGACTACCGCGGGGGGCGGGTCGTCGGGGAGTTGGGCGCGCGGGGGATCGTCGTGAAGGCGCACAATCTCGCCGGCGTCGCCGAGGAGGCGCCCGGGGCCTACAAGGATGTGCGGGAGGTCGTGGACGCGATGGAGGGGGCCGGGGTGAACCGGAAGGTCGCCCGCCTGAAGCCGATGATCTGCGTGAAGGGGTGA
- a CDS encoding archease → MPYRYLEHVGDAAIEGSGKTLEEAFAGAAAAMLGLMVRGAETPAPGRRVRIEARAQSLEELLVEFLNELLSRQGLLGLLFTRCEVAHIGRAGGAGFMLEAEAEGAPPEALAGRLGTEVKGASYLGLRVERRNGGYLARVVLDL, encoded by the coding sequence ATGCCCTACCGGTACCTCGAGCACGTCGGCGACGCGGCGATCGAGGGGAGCGGGAAGACCCTCGAGGAGGCGTTCGCCGGAGCGGCGGCGGCGATGCTCGGCCTGATGGTGCGCGGAGCCGAAACGCCGGCGCCGGGGCGGCGCGTCAGGATCGAGGCGCGGGCGCAGTCCCTCGAGGAGCTTCTCGTCGAGTTCCTCAACGAGTTGCTCTCGCGCCAGGGGCTCCTCGGCCTGCTCTTCACGCGTTGCGAGGTGGCGCACATCGGCCGCGCGGGGGGGGCGGGATTCATGCTGGAGGCGGAGGCGGAGGGGGCGCCGCCGGAGGCGCTCGCGGGCAGGCTCGGCACGGAGGTGAAGGGCGCCTCGTACCTCGGCCTCCGGGTGGAGAGGCGAAACGGCGGGTACCTCGCCCGCGTCGTCCTCGACCTGTGA
- a CDS encoding ribonuclease HII, which produces MRRTRPTRRPHQGSARQREGIVSEIAKLSIRDLETRFLRGGESPSAETLLLLDRDPRAGVRRIAAAIRNRAAARENETRRIEAMLEREKTLWARGVSYVAGVDEVGVGPFAGPVVAAAVVFPPGVRIEGVRDSKRLDHARRVALDTRIRGAALAVGIGSVDVEEIDRLNIRRASIKAMRLAILGLSLRVQHVLVDARVISGIGIPQEAIVGGDATVFSIAAASIVAKVYRDALMCALDADYPAYGFRRHKGYGTDEHLRALREHGPCPLHRRSFDWRDAVPTHR; this is translated from the coding sequence ATGCGGCGGACGCGGCCGACGCGGCGCCCGCACCAAGGGTCCGCCCGGCAGCGGGAGGGGATCGTGTCCGAGATCGCGAAGCTCTCGATCCGCGACCTGGAGACGAGGTTCCTCCGCGGCGGAGAGTCCCCCTCCGCGGAGACGCTCCTCCTCCTCGACCGCGACCCGCGCGCGGGGGTCCGCCGAATCGCCGCGGCGATACGGAACCGCGCCGCCGCGCGGGAGAACGAGACCCGGCGCATCGAGGCGATGCTCGAACGCGAAAAGACCCTCTGGGCCCGCGGAGTCTCCTACGTCGCCGGGGTGGACGAGGTCGGCGTGGGGCCGTTCGCGGGCCCCGTCGTCGCCGCCGCCGTGGTCTTCCCTCCCGGCGTGCGCATCGAGGGCGTCAGGGACTCCAAGCGCCTCGACCACGCGCGCCGCGTCGCGCTCGACACGCGCATCAGGGGCGCCGCGCTCGCCGTCGGCATCGGCTCCGTCGACGTCGAGGAGATCGACCGTTTGAACATCCGCCGGGCGTCGATCAAGGCGATGCGCCTGGCCATCCTCGGCCTCTCCCTCCGCGTCCAGCACGTCCTCGTGGATGCGCGCGTCATCTCCGGCATCGGCATCCCCCAGGAGGCGATCGTCGGAGGCGATGCGACCGTCTTCTCCATCGCGGCGGCCTCCATCGTCGCGAAGGTCTACCGCGACGCCCTGATGTGCGCCCTCGATGCCGACTATCCGGCGTACGGCTTCAGACGCCACAAAGGCTACGGCACCGATGAGCATCTGCGGGCGCTCAGGGAACACGGCCCCTGCCCGCTGCACCGGAGGTCGTTTGACTGGCGGGACGCGGTGCCGACGCATCGCTGA
- a CDS encoding 2,3-bisphosphoglycerate-independent phosphoglycerate mutase, with the protein MNGDYAGLIGGLVEKTGSRIVLVVADGLGGLPAKHVGLTELEEAGTPNLDLLAPVSSLGLLEPVGPGVTPGSGPAHLALFGYDPVRYNIGRGVLEGLGIDFPLTGRDVAARFNFATVDGGGNLVDRRAGRPSTEENRRLVGLLRAGLKAPEGCELFIETVKEHRGLLVLRGDGLSGEIHDTDPQELGVPPLPARACAPAAEKTASIVNELVARAAQLLAGEKNGNMLLLRGFAKHEPLPTMADRYGLDAFAVAQYPMYRGLARLVGMTVGPHTASAAEDLDALAGNFDAHTFFYLHFKKTDSRGEDGDFRAKVAAVEELDAMLPAILALKPDVLAVTADHSTPARLAMHSWHPVPLLIHSPFSRPAGAARFTERHCAAGALGLRPSVALMPILLAHARKLAKFGA; encoded by the coding sequence ATGAACGGGGACTACGCGGGACTGATCGGGGGCCTGGTCGAGAAGACGGGGAGCAGGATCGTGCTCGTCGTCGCGGACGGGCTCGGGGGACTTCCGGCGAAACACGTGGGCCTCACGGAACTCGAGGAGGCGGGCACGCCCAACCTCGACCTCCTCGCCCCCGTCTCCTCCCTCGGCCTCCTCGAACCGGTGGGGCCCGGCGTCACCCCCGGCAGCGGCCCCGCGCACCTCGCCCTCTTCGGCTACGACCCGGTGCGGTACAACATCGGCCGCGGCGTCCTCGAGGGGCTCGGCATCGACTTCCCGCTCACCGGGCGCGACGTCGCGGCGCGGTTCAACTTCGCCACCGTCGACGGCGGCGGGAACCTCGTCGACCGGCGCGCCGGACGCCCCAGCACCGAGGAGAACCGGCGGCTCGTGGGGCTGCTGCGCGCCGGCCTCAAGGCCCCCGAGGGCTGCGAGCTTTTCATCGAGACGGTGAAGGAGCATCGGGGGCTGCTCGTCCTCAGGGGGGACGGGCTCTCCGGCGAGATCCACGACACCGATCCGCAGGAGCTCGGCGTCCCCCCCCTCCCCGCGCGCGCCTGCGCGCCCGCGGCGGAGAAAACCGCATCGATCGTGAACGAGCTCGTCGCGCGCGCCGCGCAACTCCTCGCGGGGGAGAAGAACGGGAACATGCTCCTCCTCCGCGGGTTCGCGAAGCACGAGCCGCTCCCGACGATGGCCGACCGGTACGGGCTCGACGCGTTCGCGGTCGCGCAGTACCCGATGTATCGCGGCCTCGCCCGGCTCGTCGGGATGACGGTGGGGCCGCACACCGCGAGCGCGGCCGAGGATCTCGACGCGCTCGCCGGGAACTTCGACGCCCACACCTTCTTCTACCTGCACTTCAAGAAGACCGACAGCCGCGGGGAGGACGGCGACTTCCGGGCGAAGGTGGCGGCGGTCGAGGAGCTCGACGCGATGCTCCCCGCGATTCTGGCCCTGAAGCCGGACGTGCTCGCCGTCACGGCGGACCACTCGACGCCCGCACGCCTCGCGATGCATTCGTGGCACCCGGTGCCGCTGCTCATCCACTCGCCGTTCTCCCGGCCCGCCGGGGCGGCGCGGTTCACGGAACGCCACTGCGCGGCGGGGGCGCTGGGGCTCCGGCCGTCGGTCGCCCTGATGCCGATCCTGCTCGCACACGCGCGCAAACTGGCCAAGTTCGGGGCGTAA
- a CDS encoding S8 family serine peptidase codes for MVAPTLVHAVPCRKRIARHFDTVIRLFAGAFAGCICLLPSPALPRTSAGMSAADRCPRVAGEILVKMRAAASPAALPARSAAVRKSSAARVSRGGLWRMPIPAGLTEEEAAAELRAEAPDLVEYAEPNYIIHAEKIPDDPLFGELYALAEADGRGDIDARAAWEILTGGEVPVAVVDSGIDYEHEDLAANIWTNPGEVPGNGIDDDGNGFVDDVRGWDFFSGDNAPGDAYGHGTHVAGIIGAAGDNGRGVTGVGWKARLIPLRFMGPDGAGSLGGAVQAIDYAAKAGARVISCSWGLNVYSQALEDAIRAADAAGAIVVAAAGNSSSDNDAAPIYPSSSPSPNVISVAATDRNGNLAWFSCWGPQSVDIAAPGDEILSTVPGGGYRLMSGTSMAAPHVSGAAALAWARTPGASNTEIISEILDGAETLAPLRGMVRTSGRLNLYRTLSPGTVEPPPVTDPDLHSVSLVLNGNAFSPGGRLELSAIVGAGAQSAHTVCDGYVAALLPGGRLFFLAPGGRWSPSPVPIATGLGVTDDMDAQVGAFPVTESLPSGPYAWYAVLTAPGAGPLDGASRTSNLAHTPFAVVP; via the coding sequence ATGGTTGCGCCTACGCTCGTCCACGCCGTACCCTGCCGGAAGAGAATTGCCCGGCATTTCGACACCGTCATCCGGTTGTTTGCGGGGGCCTTCGCCGGCTGCATCTGCCTCCTCCCCTCCCCCGCCCTACCCCGGACAAGCGCCGGGATGTCCGCAGCCGACCGCTGCCCCCGCGTTGCGGGGGAGATCCTCGTGAAGATGCGCGCCGCCGCGTCCCCCGCCGCGCTCCCCGCGCGCTCGGCAGCCGTCCGGAAGAGTTCCGCCGCCCGCGTCTCGAGAGGCGGCCTCTGGCGCATGCCGATTCCCGCCGGCCTGACCGAGGAGGAGGCCGCCGCGGAGCTCCGCGCGGAGGCGCCCGACCTCGTGGAGTACGCCGAGCCCAACTACATCATCCATGCCGAGAAGATCCCCGACGACCCGCTCTTCGGGGAACTCTACGCCCTCGCGGAGGCTGACGGGCGCGGCGACATAGACGCCCGGGCCGCGTGGGAGATCCTCACCGGCGGGGAGGTCCCCGTGGCGGTCGTCGATTCCGGCATCGACTACGAGCACGAGGACCTCGCCGCCAACATCTGGACGAACCCCGGCGAGGTCCCCGGAAACGGGATCGACGACGACGGCAACGGTTTCGTCGACGACGTGCGGGGATGGGACTTCTTCTCCGGCGACAACGCCCCCGGGGACGCATACGGCCACGGAACCCACGTCGCGGGGATCATCGGGGCGGCGGGCGACAACGGCCGCGGGGTGACGGGCGTCGGCTGGAAGGCGCGCCTCATTCCGCTCCGCTTCATGGGACCGGACGGCGCCGGGTCGCTGGGAGGAGCGGTGCAGGCGATCGACTACGCGGCGAAGGCCGGGGCGCGGGTGATCTCCTGCTCGTGGGGACTGAATGTGTATTCGCAGGCGCTCGAGGATGCGATACGCGCGGCGGATGCGGCGGGGGCGATCGTCGTGGCGGCCGCCGGGAACTCCTCGAGCGACAACGACGCCGCCCCCATCTACCCGTCGAGCTCCCCGTCCCCGAACGTGATCTCCGTCGCCGCCACGGACCGGAACGGAAACCTCGCCTGGTTCTCGTGCTGGGGCCCGCAGTCGGTGGACATCGCCGCCCCCGGCGACGAGATACTTTCCACCGTGCCGGGAGGGGGATACAGGCTGATGAGCGGCACCTCCATGGCGGCCCCGCACGTCTCCGGCGCGGCGGCCCTGGCCTGGGCCCGCACCCCCGGCGCGAGCAACACGGAGATCATATCGGAGATACTCGACGGCGCGGAAACGCTCGCTCCACTCCGGGGAATGGTCCGTACCTCCGGCAGGCTGAACCTGTACAGGACGCTCTCCCCCGGAACCGTGGAGCCGCCCCCCGTGACGGACCCGGATCTTCACTCCGTCTCCCTCGTGCTGAACGGGAACGCGTTTTCCCCCGGCGGGCGGCTGGAACTCTCCGCGATCGTCGGGGCCGGCGCGCAATCCGCGCATACCGTCTGCGACGGCTACGTCGCCGCGCTCCTCCCCGGCGGCCGGCTCTTCTTTCTCGCGCCGGGGGGGCGATGGTCGCCGTCCCCCGTTCCCATCGCGACGGGTCTCGGCGTGACGGACGACATGGACGCGCAGGTCGGCGCATTTCCAGTGACCGAGTCCCTCCCCTCCGGCCCGTACGCCTGGTACGCCGTGCTCACCGCCCCCGGCGCCGGCCCGCTGGACGGCGCCTCGCGCACGAGCAACCTCGCGCACACCCCGTTCGCCGTCGTTCCGTGA